A window from Actinomycetospora corticicola encodes these proteins:
- a CDS encoding Asp23/Gls24 family envelope stress response protein, which translates to MTEIPGTPPTLPCGRPTAALVEQVAEGRGDVLDEHQRTCPHCRAALAEYTRLWAPVAAVAADRPTAPPSLVEAALRSLRGPDGQEEYGRIESPQGHTRVAARVVVALARHLAAGVPGVEVALGGLVADGHRDAGELVPDVEAGVTGGSTAVRITLAAAYGQDLQALGERIRVAVARGVREATGLEPVDVTVHVDDVFV; encoded by the coding sequence ATGACCGAGATCCCGGGGACACCGCCGACCCTGCCGTGCGGTCGCCCCACCGCCGCCCTCGTCGAGCAGGTGGCGGAGGGTCGGGGCGACGTGCTCGACGAGCACCAGCGGACGTGCCCCCACTGCCGCGCGGCGCTCGCGGAGTACACCCGGCTCTGGGCGCCCGTCGCGGCCGTCGCGGCCGACCGCCCCACGGCGCCGCCGTCCCTGGTCGAGGCGGCCCTGCGGTCCCTCCGGGGGCCCGACGGCCAGGAGGAGTACGGCCGCATCGAGTCCCCGCAGGGGCACACCCGCGTCGCGGCGCGGGTCGTGGTCGCGCTCGCCCGCCACCTCGCGGCCGGGGTCCCCGGGGTGGAGGTGGCCCTGGGCGGGCTGGTCGCCGACGGCCACCGCGACGCCGGCGAGCTGGTCCCCGACGTCGAGGCGGGGGTCACGGGCGGCTCGACGGCCGTGCGGATCACGCTGGCCGCGGCCTACGGGCAGGACCTGCAGGCCCTGGGGGAGCGCATCCGCGTGGCGGTGGCCCGCGGGGTCCGGGAGGCGACCGGGCTGGAGCCGGTCGACGTCACCGTGCACGTCGACGACGTCTTCGTCTGA
- a CDS encoding RNA polymerase sigma factor: MATDDERDRGAQIDRWLVRKAREGDPAAYEELIRRHRDRIYRIALRITGEPADADDVTQEVVIQLWTALAGFAGTSAFTTWLYRVVVNRSLDHRRRDRTGPEPRETDLAPVAGPERSVVAGEEVRAGLAAIARLPENQRVPLVLCQIEGLSYAQAAAITKTSEATVRGRLARARTTLLAEMRSWS, translated from the coding sequence ATGGCGACCGACGACGAGCGCGACCGCGGCGCGCAGATCGACCGGTGGCTCGTCCGGAAGGCTCGGGAGGGCGACCCCGCGGCCTACGAGGAGCTGATCCGTCGGCACCGCGACCGCATCTACCGGATCGCCCTGCGCATCACCGGCGAGCCCGCGGACGCGGACGACGTGACCCAGGAGGTCGTCATCCAGCTCTGGACGGCCCTCGCCGGGTTCGCCGGGACCTCGGCGTTCACCACGTGGCTCTACCGCGTCGTGGTCAACCGCAGCCTCGACCACCGGCGCCGCGACCGGACCGGGCCGGAGCCCCGGGAGACCGACCTCGCGCCCGTCGCCGGCCCCGAACGGTCGGTGGTCGCGGGCGAGGAGGTGCGGGCCGGGCTCGCGGCGATCGCACGCCTGCCCGAGAACCAGCGCGTGCCGCTCGTGCTCTGCCAGATCGAGGGCCTGTCCTACGCGCAGGCGGCCGCGATCACCAAGACCTCCGAGGCGACCGTGCGCGGCCGACTCGCCCGTGCCCGCACCACCCTGCTCGCCGAGATGAGGAGCTGGTCATGA
- a CDS encoding branched-chain amino acid aminotransferase has protein sequence MTASETRLGFPHRPSPHPTPAPQRAELLADPGFGRVFTDHVATATWTVDRGWHDAGVRAAEPLSLHPAAAVLHYAQEIFEGLKAYRQPDGSVALFRPALNAARFAHSARRLALPALPEAAFVDAVTALVRADQAWVPEPPASLYLRPFTVATEAFLGVRAAEEARFLVTASPAGPLFAGRDAGLTLWISDELSRAAPGGTGDAKCGGNYAAGLAAQAVARAHACDQVLFLDAREHRWLEESGTMNVLLVTADGELLTPPLGTILDGVTRRSVLELATDHGLVPVERPVSVDELRAGCLDGSITEVFATGTAAVISPIVTFRSAAGEFAVGAGTAGPRTLALRAELLDIQFGRVPDTRGWMVPLR, from the coding sequence GTGACCGCCTCCGAGACGCGGCTCGGCTTCCCCCACCGACCGAGCCCGCACCCGACCCCCGCCCCGCAGCGTGCGGAGCTGCTCGCCGACCCGGGGTTCGGCCGGGTGTTCACCGACCACGTGGCGACGGCGACCTGGACGGTGGACCGGGGCTGGCACGACGCCGGGGTGCGCGCGGCGGAGCCGCTGTCGCTGCACCCGGCGGCCGCGGTGCTGCACTACGCCCAGGAGATCTTCGAGGGCCTGAAGGCCTACCGGCAGCCCGACGGCTCGGTGGCGCTGTTCCGGCCCGCGCTCAACGCGGCCCGCTTCGCGCACTCCGCCCGACGGCTGGCCCTGCCGGCGCTGCCCGAGGCCGCGTTCGTCGACGCCGTCACCGCGCTCGTCCGGGCCGACCAGGCGTGGGTGCCCGAACCGCCCGCGTCGCTCTACCTGCGGCCGTTCACCGTCGCCACCGAGGCGTTCCTCGGGGTGCGGGCCGCCGAGGAGGCACGCTTCCTCGTCACGGCGTCCCCGGCGGGCCCGCTGTTCGCCGGCCGCGACGCCGGTCTGACCCTGTGGATCTCCGACGAGCTCTCCCGCGCGGCCCCCGGCGGGACGGGCGACGCGAAGTGCGGCGGCAACTACGCCGCCGGGCTCGCCGCCCAGGCGGTGGCCCGGGCGCACGCGTGCGACCAGGTGCTGTTCCTCGACGCCCGCGAGCACCGGTGGCTCGAGGAGTCCGGGACGATGAACGTCCTGCTCGTCACCGCCGACGGGGAGCTCCTGACGCCGCCGCTGGGGACGATCCTCGACGGCGTCACCCGCCGCAGCGTCCTCGAGCTCGCCACCGACCACGGCCTGGTCCCCGTGGAGCGCCCGGTGTCGGTGGACGAGCTCCGCGCGGGGTGCCTCGACGGCTCGATCACCGAGGTCTTCGCGACGGGGACGGCGGCCGTCATCAGCCCGATCGTCACCTTCCGCTCCGCGGCCGGGGAGTTCGCGGTCGGCGCGGGCACGGCGGGTCCGCGCACGCTCGCCCTGCGCGCAGAGCTGCTCGACATCCAGTTCGGGCGGGTCCCCGACACCCGGGGGTGGATGGTTCCGTTGCGCTGA